In the genome of Fusobacterium necrogenes, one region contains:
- a CDS encoding hemagglutinin repeat-containing protein, protein MNYLKLNEKLLKHHLKNKKRITLSLIVTFMITGGLGITEEEILARDLRPRQAKNDINIGNDSPGLSIDKAANGKTDVVNIVTPGANGISHNKFVDFNVGEEGIIFNNNGFHEYVNSQLGGIVHKNANLSGGAAKTILNEVTGMRDSYLNGVVEVAGEKADFILANENGITVNGAGFINTSGVTLTTGKVNNNNGNLSVDVTKGNVVIEGSGVEVSGNYFNIISQTIELFGQVSSKNGENDADLNFIAGNNKVDFINTSAPQVTGSTNGTTSEIKYGIHAGPLGAMYGNNIRLISTAHGLGVRHEGIIRSKGDITIEADGDIAIGGLNSEKNITVTGKGKLETINGTYKVDNKIYNYSIVSTKGINLNVTGDMEINSFISANGAEGLQITAKNLKILGDKKTTAGILAQGLLLIKVEGDITIEALLRPVRNGSTSDDPPLVVGEDGKVIDPITGEILNESQYSWVGSGIQGERIEISSTNFTNDSTISNTRRLQDKSSIKITATDKLINNKLISSSGKLELNAGKLENKEGASLQGSDIKIVAGSIENVGDIRQNVDSQGETADRFGKVEIDFTNGNFINKGTVSGYEVVINGTGFILENTESGKIVASTVDYPLGQGSITIKVKDLKNKGLIQSYGSGFQNDITIDVETLSNILGHIIAQRGNITITSKGEIVNSGEIYAEKDVNITSTGASIRNEGGSSSIGAAKNVTITAENAKLENSGKIYAAEKLLVIVSELLNNGSSDGLKKYLEAFYNLGQDGTKEIDKIIGELEGQLQNAPTETEKQLIQQKIDLFKDLKEQLKNFNSSLETLPNIGTMSANSIDITTKKLAQNNGIIKANNDIQIASEDGINNTGILEAGTDVTLEAKGNIVNSQRIYAGNKIDITGKSFKATGSDKLLTDYATTLSDFSTAGGDAKLDELNKKIADLEAQLKSSTGTDLQSVKTQIDNLIKEREKLAALKAKISSLAEKLENGKDGTGLSTIESKNVNITTTNGPLSNAGIIVTSEDLTLKAQGNGSDITNTGNVAVGNNANISGNSFTNNAMTVGGKFTATLQDKLESESLKIVKGMDVTAKNAQFTNLEVGENANITLKENGAGNVTFGKDGSTSNKVNITGNLGITGGGLINKAETAVKGSLNVDKNGNNSAKFENTGTLGVNQDATIKTNGFTNSGNIVTEKGLNVESSSFTNSGEMVVKEKLNVTSTGAFENSKDIVARQGFDVKSTSFTNKQNAKINTTDFTLKAGDAITNQGSIEAKGNLDIDGEKTLNNSGKILVQGSGKIDIKESINNSGEIKVGKSTTATQANGTLQSGDLLITTGTFTNKGSGKVSAENDLDIVVTSGFNNEANGEIAAKNILIDGTATTLSTNFENSGTIASEGTLTVDLGSNKKDINLGKSGKMSSKDTMTLKTGGNISNEGKFSNIGGLDFQAGKAITNKGMILSLGDINLRAKESVTNGEKNGTGSTIWSEKKITITSETGDINNYQYSTIKSKGDMTLTATNGTLLNEGGTISSGGNLNIDTKTVINKSIVNEGKIYLEKPSIDPNDTQIWGDAFDNVNNIGGTKNSTRIEIWFPKIVDTGAVQAQATIEATGNLGIKIKEKLENDVATIRSGGNLNISGAGQVINKSLESKISLEEYLKHTLIRVEDTIRETKPAKEVIVFAGTFYDGINANLPNNTGGILNYNPVLIVLAEVLDENAGGHNWQGTQMKNLYDMLYKASGGKIEPNKKLGIKNTNELAKVETTIYSAKNSAKILAGKDITLNGVEVVNGADNIIKNQSVDVKVGSENVGTVDVNLDVSITDPNDITETNGIKYPDGVEVIKGSVTINGVTIDASTGGLISAIAVAGTINPIGYIEIPKGDNGIFRPADPRPGQNIQYKFETNIDFIDPSKYFGSEYFFGKIGYDPDRTSTVIGDAYYETQLINKVIKEALGYTGEVTADYIKTMLDSAAETQGDLGLVVGKALTPDQINSLEKDIIWYVEVEMDGEKVLVPQVYFGKETRIEMAQGDKGGGYGSTIKAGGNIDIKGGSVSNTNANIVAGGDINMDVTGDITNSAVGGFQGGISAGGDISLKAGGDLDMIGGTITSTDGGVSVETGGDINIESTLGGNLGNQTISNKAGITAKGDVTVNSGGDTTIKNGTINSSEGDVALTGKNVNIEDQNLISSGQSFDSDRISKTESSYTASTSVGSEIGGKNVSINAENDINIKGSGVVAENDLSLDAGKNVNITDGQNHYYGKTTTETNGFDMNYKLNVGSSTSETQASASAGSTVGGLGNVTIKSGQDTNIKGSDVISGGDTNVIAGGNVNITDGKNTEETKSSSSSYDVISYTKKSSETKSSTSQGSSITSGGNINIKSGGDVTSVGGEFNSLGDTNIDATGNVKFEAGKNEYEEKSNSFGVGIISGNAGVGAGGASANAGWDINNGGYSEVVNGKASDQTINDMNKVGKSGKNYMDSLAKADATIGISIQNKHKKETTWTEGSVNTGGDINIKSGGTTDIGGSDFNSKGDFNITANDIDSTKYTDEIEETSSGFNVGVKVGNNTTSSIADAVNKGMQIHENATDSEHNSVNGALVGAQVAGTVSNVIFGDLVGNVTSVTGEFGYNNSYSKTTEENITNITSGGDINFKTTGGDINLKGVEMDGNDITLDSAKDINISSAKKTEVEHSTGVNVSVGGTVSAGVGTIDGANAQVGVTGNVSVSKNDKNNQTNTGSSINGNNITIKSGGDTNVIGSNVSGNDVTVDVGGDLNIKTETDNIDEKRTEGWAGGDLSGGVASNTIVTGDAGISAGGGSITKSGDKINNQAGITAKNKIDVTVDGDLNLKGGVVGSDTGDGSLTVKGDVNVEDVKSNYEEGGAIVGVNGGTKGGGILGEVGDNVDLEKTAKGTIGINKDNITVGGDVTVNGKTNTGDDKLEGVNTDMDGSITVDKDVSQGGGTFSGTASKLPGKKTDSGSYDLPDGKQPPPPPIRRDPEPVKVDIPTLPDIPKPTVKVPIPEEHKVIKIPRPEIQYPVVEDLPKPQKPIPIPPKPDPDPDPDPIIPEFGKIPRPEVHYPVIEELPKPQKPEIIPPKPDPDPDPPKKPVVGGYVKDENGKWVPAYSKGMGAALTGGGLTSGGLKGYQDGVKSLIKGETQVPNRDDKKPVKPPQYEGKYIKDENGNWHKTTYQPGDVTIGGKASESNGISAPMNNNTNRNTVGTVGNKNTDGATKNTSETGTVGNKNTDGATKNTSETGTVGNKNTDGATKNTSGTGTVGNKNTDGATKNTSGTGTVGNKNTDGATKNTSETGTVGNKNTDGATKNTSGTGTVSNKNTDGATKNTGSNSSKKKAEEPVLAPPAPAPITTTVKTPAPIPDVPRPEVKVPIPGAGGGDGRPALPPVDYNQGGDGRPALPPADYNQGGDGRPALPPVDYNQGGDGRPALPPVDYNQGGDGRPALPPADYNQGGDGRPALPPVDYNQGGDVKLPLPPADYNQGGILKSPSTSQGTGNSQKKVSFDDGNIEVGYVPKNDSTRKPYDDARDTTEISKDIDKLLGEQKKLTDKQNSGKKLSKKEQEKLNQLEKDLAVLNDELVDAIGRDKADRPDDERIPEEMANLVKERQQLMDKVNRGEQLTAEQKDRLNEIELDIKTLENTIANSKSNVGGSLTPPAPPVKTVTGKTPETLPDTPKPDVKVPIPGTQGGSDVVYADLDLGAGSGVIHGGSDTIYSNITSGPPPLPPKPQKKWTKF, encoded by the coding sequence ATGAACTATTTAAAGTTAAATGAGAAGTTACTAAAACATCATTTAAAGAACAAAAAAAGAATAACCTTAAGTTTGATAGTAACTTTTATGATAACCGGTGGTCTAGGTATAACGGAAGAAGAAATTCTAGCTAGGGACCTGAGGCCAAGACAAGCAAAAAATGATATTAATATTGGTAATGATAGTCCAGGTTTAAGTATTGATAAAGCAGCAAATGGAAAAACTGATGTTGTAAATATTGTAACTCCAGGGGCTAATGGAATTTCACACAACAAATTTGTTGACTTTAATGTTGGTGAAGAAGGTATAATATTTAATAATAATGGTTTTCATGAATATGTTAATAGTCAATTAGGAGGAATTGTTCATAAAAATGCTAATTTGAGTGGTGGAGCTGCTAAAACAATTTTAAATGAAGTTACTGGAATGAGAGATTCATATTTGAATGGTGTTGTAGAAGTAGCTGGAGAAAAAGCAGATTTTATTCTTGCGAATGAGAACGGAATTACTGTTAATGGAGCAGGATTTATTAATACTAGTGGAGTTACATTAACAACTGGTAAAGTTAATAATAATAATGGAAATTTAAGTGTTGATGTAACTAAAGGAAATGTTGTAATTGAAGGAAGCGGAGTAGAAGTATCTGGAAATTATTTTAATATTATTTCTCAAACTATAGAGCTATTTGGACAGGTATCCTCTAAAAATGGTGAAAATGATGCCGATTTAAATTTTATAGCTGGAAATAATAAAGTAGATTTTATAAATACTTCAGCTCCTCAAGTTACAGGAAGTACTAATGGAACAACTTCAGAAATAAAATATGGAATACATGCAGGTCCGCTAGGTGCAATGTATGGAAATAATATAAGACTTATAAGTACAGCTCATGGACTTGGGGTAAGACATGAAGGAATAATCAGAAGTAAGGGAGATATCACTATTGAAGCTGATGGTGATATAGCTATAGGAGGATTAAATTCTGAAAAAAATATTACAGTTACAGGAAAAGGAAAGTTAGAAACAATTAATGGAACTTATAAAGTGGATAATAAAATATATAACTATAGTATTGTTTCAACAAAAGGAATAAATTTAAATGTAACTGGAGATATGGAGATTAATAGCTTTATAAGTGCTAATGGAGCAGAAGGACTACAAATAACAGCAAAAAATTTAAAAATTTTAGGAGATAAAAAGACAACAGCAGGAATATTAGCACAAGGACTTTTATTGATAAAAGTAGAAGGAGATATCACTATTGAAGCTTTGTTGAGACCAGTTAGAAATGGTAGTACAAGTGATGATCCACCATTAGTAGTAGGAGAAGATGGAAAAGTTATTGACCCAATAACAGGAGAAATATTAAATGAAAGTCAATATTCATGGGTAGGAAGTGGAATACAAGGAGAAAGAATAGAGATTAGCTCAACTAATTTTACTAATGATTCAACTATTAGTAATACAAGACGTTTACAAGATAAAAGTTCAATAAAAATTACTGCAACAGATAAATTAATAAATAATAAATTAATATCTTCATCTGGAAAATTAGAACTAAATGCAGGTAAATTAGAGAATAAAGAAGGAGCATCATTACAGGGTTCAGATATAAAAATTGTTGCTGGAAGTATAGAAAATGTTGGAGATATTAGACAAAATGTGGATAGTCAAGGAGAAACAGCAGATAGATTTGGAAAAGTAGAAATAGACTTTACAAATGGTAATTTTATTAATAAAGGAACTGTATCAGGATATGAAGTTGTTATTAATGGAACTGGTTTTATTCTAGAAAATACTGAAAGTGGTAAAATAGTTGCTTCTACTGTAGATTATCCTTTAGGTCAAGGATCAATTACTATAAAAGTAAAAGATTTAAAGAATAAAGGGTTAATTCAGTCATATGGATCTGGATTTCAAAATGATATAACCATTGATGTCGAAACTCTTTCAAATATATTAGGACATATTATAGCACAAAGAGGAAATATAACTATTACATCTAAAGGAGAAATAGTTAACAGTGGAGAAATTTATGCTGAAAAAGATGTAAACATCACATCAACAGGAGCGTCTATAAGAAATGAAGGTGGAAGCTCATCAATTGGAGCAGCTAAAAATGTAACTATTACGGCAGAAAATGCAAAATTAGAAAATAGTGGGAAAATTTATGCAGCAGAAAAGTTACTAGTAATAGTTAGTGAATTATTAAATAATGGAAGTTCGGATGGATTAAAAAAATATTTGGAAGCTTTTTATAATTTAGGTCAAGATGGAACTAAAGAAATAGATAAAATTATTGGAGAATTAGAAGGACAATTGCAAAACGCTCCTACTGAAACAGAAAAACAACTTATTCAACAAAAAATTGATCTATTTAAAGATTTAAAAGAACAGTTAAAGAATTTTAATTCATCATTAGAAACTTTACCAAATATTGGAACAATGTCAGCTAATTCTATAGACATTACTACTAAAAAACTTGCTCAAAATAATGGTATTATAAAAGCTAATAATGATATACAAATAGCTTCAGAAGATGGAATAAATAATACTGGTATATTAGAAGCAGGCACAGATGTTACTTTAGAAGCAAAAGGGAACATAGTAAACTCTCAAAGAATATATGCTGGGAACAAGATAGACATCACAGGAAAGAGTTTTAAAGCTACAGGAAGTGATAAGTTACTAACAGATTATGCAACTACACTTAGCGATTTTAGTACAGCTGGAGGAGATGCTAAGTTAGATGAGTTAAATAAAAAAATAGCTGACTTAGAAGCACAACTTAAATCTAGTACAGGAACCGACTTACAAAGTGTAAAAACACAAATAGATAATTTGATTAAAGAAAGAGAAAAGTTAGCAGCATTAAAAGCAAAAATATCTTCTTTAGCAGAAAAATTAGAAAATGGTAAAGATGGAACTGGATTAAGTACTATTGAATCTAAAAATGTAAATATAACAACTACTAATGGACCTTTAAGTAATGCTGGAATAATAGTAACATCAGAAGATTTAACATTGAAAGCTCAAGGAAATGGTAGTGATATAACTAATACTGGAAATGTTGCCGTTGGTAATAATGCGAATATAAGTGGAAATAGTTTTACTAATAATGCAATGACTGTTGGAGGAAAATTTACAGCAACACTTCAAGATAAGCTAGAAAGTGAATCATTAAAAATAGTAAAGGGTATGGACGTTACAGCTAAAAATGCTCAATTTACTAATTTAGAAGTAGGTGAAAATGCAAATATAACCTTAAAAGAGAATGGTGCAGGTAATGTTACTTTTGGAAAAGATGGTAGTACATCTAATAAAGTAAATATAACTGGAAATCTTGGTATTACAGGTGGAGGTTTAATAAATAAAGCTGAAACTGCTGTAAAAGGAAGCTTAAATGTAGATAAAAATGGAAATAATAGTGCTAAATTTGAAAATACTGGAACTTTAGGTGTAAATCAAGATGCTACAATAAAAACAAATGGATTTACGAATAGTGGAAATATAGTAACAGAAAAAGGATTAAATGTTGAATCATCATCATTTACCAATAGTGGTGAAATGGTAGTAAAAGAAAAACTTAACGTAACATCAACTGGAGCATTTGAAAATAGTAAAGATATAGTTGCAAGACAAGGATTTGATGTTAAATCAACATCATTTACAAATAAACAAAATGCAAAGATCAATACTACAGATTTTACTTTAAAAGCTGGAGATGCTATAACAAACCAAGGAAGTATAGAGGCTAAAGGAAATCTTGATATAGATGGAGAAAAAACACTTAATAACTCTGGTAAAATTTTAGTACAAGGTTCAGGAAAGATAGATATTAAAGAAAGTATAAATAATTCAGGAGAAATAAAAGTAGGAAAATCTACTACAGCTACTCAAGCTAATGGAACCTTACAATCTGGGGATTTATTAATAACTACTGGAACTTTTACTAATAAAGGATCTGGTAAAGTTTCTGCTGAAAATGATTTAGATATAGTTGTTACTTCTGGTTTCAATAATGAAGCAAATGGAGAGATAGCTGCAAAAAATATATTGATAGATGGAACAGCTACTACTTTAAGTACAAATTTTGAAAATTCTGGAACTATAGCAAGTGAAGGAACTTTAACAGTAGATTTGGGAAGTAATAAAAAAGATATAAACTTAGGAAAATCTGGAAAAATGTCTTCTAAAGATACAATGACATTAAAAACAGGTGGAAATATTAGTAACGAAGGAAAATTCTCAAACATAGGAGGATTGGATTTCCAAGCTGGAAAAGCAATTACTAATAAAGGAATGATTTTAAGTCTTGGAGATATCAATTTACGAGCTAAAGAAAGTGTAACTAATGGAGAAAAAAATGGTACTGGTTCAACAATTTGGAGTGAAAAGAAAATCACTATTACATCAGAAACTGGAGATATTAATAACTATCAATATAGTACTATAAAATCTAAAGGAGATATGACTCTTACAGCAACTAATGGAACACTTTTAAATGAAGGTGGAACTATATCATCTGGTGGAAATTTAAACATAGATACTAAAACTGTGATAAATAAAAGTATAGTAAATGAAGGAAAAATCTATCTAGAGAAACCAAGTATTGATCCTAATGATACTCAAATATGGGGAGATGCATTTGATAATGTAAATAATATTGGTGGAACTAAAAACTCTACAAGGATTGAGATTTGGTTTCCTAAGATAGTTGATACTGGAGCTGTACAAGCCCAAGCAACAATAGAAGCAACTGGAAATTTAGGAATAAAAATTAAAGAAAAATTAGAAAATGATGTTGCAACAATAAGAAGCGGTGGAAATTTAAATATTAGTGGAGCTGGTCAAGTAATTAATAAAAGTTTGGAAAGTAAAATATCTCTTGAGGAATATCTAAAACATACATTAATAAGAGTTGAAGATACTATTAGAGAAACTAAACCAGCGAAAGAAGTAATTGTATTTGCTGGAACATTTTATGATGGAATAAATGCAAATTTACCAAACAATACAGGGGGAATATTAAATTATAATCCAGTCCTTATAGTTTTAGCTGAAGTTTTAGATGAAAATGCAGGTGGACATAATTGGCAAGGAACTCAGATGAAAAACTTGTATGATATGCTATATAAAGCAAGTGGGGGAAAAATTGAACCTAACAAAAAACTTGGAATAAAAAATACAAATGAGTTAGCAAAAGTAGAAACAACAATATATTCTGCTAAAAACTCAGCAAAAATATTAGCAGGTAAAGATATAACTTTAAACGGTGTTGAAGTAGTAAATGGAGCTGATAATATTATAAAAAACCAAAGTGTGGACGTTAAAGTAGGTAGTGAAAATGTTGGAACTGTTGATGTTAATTTAGATGTAAGTATAACTGATCCTAATGACATAACTGAAACTAATGGAATAAAATATCCAGATGGAGTCGAAGTTATAAAAGGTAGTGTAACAATAAATGGTGTAACAATAGATGCTTCAACTGGTGGATTAATAAGTGCTATTGCAGTTGCAGGAACAATTAATCCAATTGGATATATTGAAATTCCTAAAGGAGATAATGGAATATTTAGACCAGCAGATCCTAGACCAGGACAAAATATTCAATATAAGTTTGAGACAAATATTGACTTTATAGATCCATCTAAGTATTTTGGATCTGAGTACTTCTTTGGTAAGATAGGATATGATCCTGATAGAACTTCAACAGTTATAGGAGATGCTTACTATGAAACACAACTTATAAATAAAGTAATTAAAGAAGCTTTAGGATATACTGGAGAAGTTACAGCTGACTACATAAAAACTATGCTTGATAGTGCAGCAGAAACACAAGGAGATTTAGGATTAGTAGTAGGAAAAGCATTAACACCAGATCAAATTAATAGTCTTGAAAAAGATATTATTTGGTATGTAGAAGTAGAAATGGATGGAGAAAAAGTTCTTGTACCTCAAGTATACTTTGGAAAAGAAACAAGAATAGAAATGGCACAAGGTGATAAAGGTGGAGGATATGGTTCTACTATTAAAGCCGGAGGAAATATTGATATTAAAGGTGGAAGTGTAAGCAATACAAATGCAAACATAGTTGCAGGTGGAGATATCAATATGGATGTAACCGGTGATATCACTAATAGTGCAGTAGGAGGATTCCAAGGTGGAATTTCTGCAGGAGGAGATATATCTCTTAAAGCTGGTGGAGACCTTGATATGATAGGAGGAACTATCACTTCAACTGATGGTGGAGTAAGTGTTGAAACTGGAGGAGATATCAATATTGAATCTACTTTAGGAGGAAACTTAGGAAATCAAACTATATCTAATAAAGCAGGAATTACTGCTAAAGGAGATGTAACTGTTAATTCTGGCGGAGATACGACTATTAAAAATGGAACTATAAATAGTAGTGAAGGAGATGTAGCTTTAACAGGTAAAAATGTAAATATTGAAGATCAAAACCTAATAAGTAGTGGACAAAGTTTTGATTCTGATAGAATCAGTAAGACAGAAAGTAGTTATACAGCTTCTACTTCTGTGGGATCAGAAATCGGCGGAAAAAATGTTTCTATTAATGCTGAAAATGATATTAACATCAAAGGTAGTGGAGTTGTAGCTGAAAATGATTTATCATTAGATGCAGGTAAAAATGTAAATATTACTGATGGACAAAATCATTACTATGGAAAAACAACAACTGAAACTAATGGATTTGATATGAACTATAAACTTAATGTTGGTTCAAGTACTTCTGAAACACAAGCTTCAGCTTCAGCTGGAAGTACTGTAGGAGGACTTGGAAATGTAACTATTAAGTCTGGACAAGATACTAATATTAAAGGTAGTGACGTTATTTCAGGTGGAGATACTAATGTTATAGCAGGTGGAAATGTAAATATAACTGATGGTAAAAATACTGAAGAGACAAAATCAAGTTCATCAAGTTATGATGTTATCTCATACACTAAGAAGAGCAGCGAGACAAAATCAAGTACTTCTCAAGGAAGTAGCATAACTAGCGGTGGAAATATTAATATTAAATCTGGTGGAGATGTAACATCAGTTGGAGGAGAATTCAACTCACTAGGAGATACTAATATTGATGCAACTGGAAATGTAAAATTTGAAGCTGGTAAAAATGAATATGAAGAAAAGAGCAACTCTTTTGGAGTAGGAATAATAAGTGGAAATGCAGGAGTAGGAGCTGGAGGAGCTAGTGCAAATGCAGGATGGGATATTAATAACGGTGGTTACAGTGAAGTTGTAAATGGAAAAGCTAGTGATCAAACTATCAATGATATGAATAAAGTAGGTAAGAGTGGTAAGAACTATATGGATTCTCTAGCTAAAGCAGATGCAACTATAGGAATTTCAATCCAAAACAAACACAAGAAGGAAACAACTTGGACAGAAGGAAGTGTAAATACAGGAGGAGATATTAATATCAAATCTGGTGGAACTACAGATATAGGAGGATCAGACTTTAACTCAAAAGGTGATTTCAATATTACTGCTAACGATATTGACTCTACTAAATATACTGATGAAATCGAAGAAACAAGTAGTGGATTCAATGTTGGAGTAAAAGTAGGAAATAATACAACAAGTTCTATTGCAGATGCTGTTAATAAAGGAATGCAAATACATGAAAATGCAACTGATTCAGAGCATAATAGTGTAAATGGTGCTCTTGTAGGTGCACAAGTTGCTGGTACTGTAAGTAACGTTATCTTTGGAGACCTTGTAGGAAATGTAACTTCAGTTACTGGAGAATTTGGATATAATAATTCATATTCTAAAACAACTGAAGAGAACATTACTAATATTACATCTGGAGGAGATATTAATTTCAAAACAACAGGTGGAGATATCAACTTAAAAGGTGTAGAAATGGATGGTAATGATATTACTTTAGATTCAGCTAAGGATATCAATATTTCAAGTGCTAAGAAAACTGAAGTAGAACATTCAACTGGAGTTAATGTTTCAGTTGGAGGAACAGTAAGTGCAGGAGTAGGAACTATTGATGGAGCAAATGCACAAGTTGGAGTAACTGGAAATGTAAGTGTATCGAAAAATGATAAGAATAATCAAACTAATACTGGAAGCTCAATCAACGGAAACAATATAACTATCAAATCTGGAGGAGATACTAACGTAATAGGAAGTAACGTTTCAGGAAATGATGTAACTGTTGATGTTGGAGGAGACTTAAATATTAAGACTGAAACAGATAATATTGACGAGAAGAGAACTGAAGGATGGGCTGGAGGAGACCTATCTGGAGGAGTTGCTTCTAATACAATAGTAACTGGAGATGCAGGAATTTCAGCAGGAGGAGGAAGTATCACTAAGAGTGGTGATAAGATCAATAACCAAGCTGGAATTACAGCTAAGAATAAGATAGATGTAACAGTTGATGGAGACTTAAACTTAAAAGGAGGAGTTGTAGGTTCAGATACTGGAGATGGAAGCTTAACAGTTAAAGGAGACGTCAATGTTGAAGATGTTAAATCTAATTATGAAGAAGGCGGAGCAATCGTTGGAGTTAACGGAGGAACTAAAGGAGGAGGAATCCTTGGAGAAGTTGGAGACAATGTTGACTTAGAGAAAACTGCTAAAGGAACAATTGGAATTAACAAAGATAATATCACTGTAGGTGGAGATGTAACTGTAAATGGTAAGACAAATACAGGTGACGATAAGTTAGAAGGTGTAAATACTGATATGGATGGAAGCATAACAGTAGATAAAGATGTTTCTCAAGGAGGAGGAACATTCAGTGGAACAGCTAGTAAACTTCCTGGTAAGAAAACAGATAGTGGAAGCTATGACTTACCTGATGGAAAACAACCACCACCACCACCAATTCGTCGTGATCCAGAACCAGTGAAAGTGGATATACCAACATTACCTGATATACCAAAACCAACTGTTAAGGTTCCTATACCTGAAGAGCATAAAGTTATAAAAATACCAAGACCAGAAATTCAATATCCAGTGGTTGAGGATTTACCAAAACCACAAAAACCAATACCAATTCCACCAAAACCAGATCCAGATCCAGATCCGGATCCAATAATTCCTGAATTTGGAAAAATACCAAGACCAGAGGTTCACTATCCAGTAATTGAAGAATTACCAAAACCTCAAAAACCAGAAATAATTCCACCAAAACCAGATCCAGATCCAGACCCACCTAAGAAACCAGTAGTTGGAGGATATGTAAAAGATGAAAATGGAAAATGGGTTCCAGCTTATAGTAAGGGAATGGGAGCAGCTCTTACAGGTGGAGGATTAACTTCTGGAGGATTAAAAGGATATCAAGACGGAGTTAAGAGTTTAATTAAAGGTGAAACACAAGTACCTAATAGAGATGATAAGAAACCAGTAAAACCACCTCAATATGAAGGAAAATACATAAAAGATGAAAATGGAAACTGGCACAAAACAACTTATCAACCTGGAGATGTTACAATAGGTGGAAAAGCTAGTGAATCTAATGGTATTAGTGCTCCAATGAATAATAATACAAATAGAAATACAGTAGGAACAGTGGGTAATAAAAATACTGATGGAGCGACAAAGAATACATCAGAAACTGGGACAGTAGGTAATAAAAATACTGATGGAGCGACAAAGAATACATCAGAAACTGGGACAGTAGGTAATAAAAATACTGATGGAGCAACAAAGAATACATCAGGAACTGGAACAGTAGGTAATAAAAATACTGATGGAGCAACAAAGAATACATCAGGAACTGGAACAGTAGGTAATAAAAATACTGATGGAGCGACAAAGAATACATCAGAAACTGGGACAGTAGGTAATAAAAATACTGATGGAGCAACAAAGAATACATCAGGAACTGGAACAGTAAGTAATAAAAATACTGATGGAGCGACAAAAAATACAGGAAGTAATTCGTCTAAGAAGAAGGCAGAAGAACCAGTATTAGCGCCACCGGCACCAGCACCAATAACAACAACAGTGAAGACGCCAGCGCCAATACCAGATGTACCAAGACCAGAAGTAAAGGTACCAATTCCAGGAGCTGGAGGAGGAGATGGAAGACCAGCATTACCACCAGTAGATTATAATCAAGGAGGAGATGGAAGACCAGCATTACCACCAGCAGATTACAATCAAGGAGGAGATGGAAGACCAGCATTACCACCAGTAGATTACAATCAAGGAGGAGATGGAAGACCAGCATTACCACCAGTAGATTACAATCAAGGAGGAGATGGAAGACCAGCATTACCACCAGCAGATTACAATCAAGGAGGAGATGGAAGACCAGCATTACCACCAGTAGATTATAATCAAGGAGGAGATGTAAAATTACCATTGCCACCAGCAGATTATAATCAAGGAGGAATTCTTAAATCACCTTCAACATCACAAGGTACTGGAAATTCTCAAAAGAAAGTAAGTTTTGATGATGGAAATATAGAAGTAGGATATGTTCCAAAGAATGATTCTACAAGAAAACCGTATGATGATGCAAGGGATACAACAGAAATCTCAAAGGATATTGATAAATTACTAGGTGAACAAAAAAAATTAACAGATAAGCAAAACTCAGGAAAGAAACTTTCTAAAAAAGAGCAGGAAAAATTAAATCAATTAGAAAAAGATTTAGCAGTTTTAAATGATGAATTAGTAGATGCTATTGGACGTGACAAAGCAGATAGACCAGACGATGAGAGAATTCCTGAGGAGATGGCTAATTTAGTTAAAGAGAGACAACAATTGATGGATAAGGTAAATAGAGGTGAGCAATTAACAGCTGAACAAAAAGATAGGCTAAATGAAATAGAACTAGATATAAAAACTTTAGAAAATACTATTGCTAACTCAAAATCTAATGTTGGAGGATCTTTAACACCACCAGCACCACCAGTTAAGACAGTTACTGGAAAGACTCCAGAGACATTACCAGATACTCCTAAGCCAGATGTTAAAGTACCAATACCTGGAACTCAAGGAGGAAGTGATGTTGTATATGCTGATCTAGATTTAGGTGCAGGATCAGGGGTAATACACGGAGGTAGTGATACAATTTACTCTAATATTACATCAGGACCACCACCATTACCACCGAAGCCACAAAAAAAATGGACAAAATTCTGA